From a single Capsicum annuum cultivar UCD-10X-F1 chromosome 12, UCD10Xv1.1, whole genome shotgun sequence genomic region:
- the LOC107850818 gene encoding annexin D2 (The RefSeq protein has 1 substitution compared to this genomic sequence) codes for MASLKVPASVPDPCEDAEQLKKAFKGWGTNEELIIQILAHRNAAQRKLIRDSYAAAYGEDLLKDLDSELTSDFQRIVLLWTLSPAERDAYLANEATKRLTASNWVIMEIACTRSSDELFKARQAYHTRYKKSFEEDVAYHTTGDFRKLLVPLITAFRYEGEEVNMTLARKEANILHEKVSGKAYNDEELIRIISTRSKTQLNATFNHYNDQHGHEIIKDLEADDDDEYLKLLRAAIECLKTPEKYFEKVLRVAIKGLGTDEWDLTRVVATRAEVDMERIKEEYNKRNSVTLDRAITGDTSGDYERMLLALIGHGDA; via the exons atggcgAGTCTGAAGGTGCCAGCATCAGTTCCAGATCCTTGTGAGGATGCTGAGCAACTCAAAAAAGCTTTTAAAG GATGGGGTACAAATGAGGAACTTATTATTCAGATTTTGGCCCATAGGAATGCAGCACAGCGCAAGTTAATCCGTGATTCTTATGCTGCTGCTTATGGAGAGGATCTTCTCAAGGACTTGGATTCTGAACTGACAAGTGATTTTCAG CGTATAGTGCTTCTCTGGACTTTGAGTCCTGCTGAGCGCGACGCCTACTTGGCTAATGAGGCTACCAAACGGCTGACTGCTAGCAATTGGGTTATCATGGAAATTGCTTGCACCAGGTCTTCTGATGAACTCTTTAAGGCGAGGCAGGCCTACCATACTCGATACAAGAAATCTTTTGAAGAGGATGTTGCTTATCACACAACTGGGGATTTCCGTAAG CTTTTGGTTCCTCTTATAACTGCCTTCAGATACGAGGGAGAAGAGGTGAACATGACATTGGCAAGAAAGGAAGCAAATATACTGCATGAGAAGGTCTCTGGCAAGGCTTACAATGATGAGGAGCTTATCCGAATTATTTCTACTAGGAGTAAAACACAGCTGAATGCAACTTTCAACCACTACAATGATCAGCATGGCCATGAAATCATCAAG GATCTGGAAGCTGATGACGATGATGAGTATCTGAAATTACTTAGAGCAGCAATAGAATGCTTGAAAACCCCAGAGAAATACTTTGAGAAAGTTCTTCGAGTGGCTATCAAGGGGCTGGGGACAGACGAATGGGATCTTACTAGAGTTGTTGCCACTCGGGCTGAGGTTGATATGGAGCGTATCAAAGAAGAGTACAATAGGAGGAACAGTGTTACATTGGACCGTGCAATCACTGGAGACACTTCAGGAGACTACGAAAGAATGCTTCTGGCTTTGATTGGGCATGGTGATGCTTGA